The following coding sequences lie in one Arachis hypogaea cultivar Tifrunner chromosome 9, arahy.Tifrunner.gnm2.J5K5, whole genome shotgun sequence genomic window:
- the LOC112709484 gene encoding UPF0496 protein At3g49070-like, translated as MAQLTEFSNSLNPFSQSSPSSCLVRAAQCQYSELSKRLESSRDKVRANLQMMARLKGGSACLLVAITASLVVIIITHGLVLLVATPSLIGTMDLVKVASESKLKKVMAQLNAAAKGTYIVNKDLETTGRLVARLNDELEYMRTTVKFRIERKEDKIQADGEVVRLLKQNQCKMSQFFWYRAWRLCETLTPLVPVPRVT; from the exons ATGGCTCAATTAACAGAATTCTCCAACTCACTAAATCCGTTTTCCCAATCAAGCCCATCTTCATGTTTGGTTCGGGCGGCCCAATGCCAATACTCCGAATTGTCAAAACGGCTTGAGTCGAGCCGTGACAAAGTGAGAGCCAATCTGCAAATGATGGCTAGGCTAAAAGGCGGCTCCGCTTGTCTTCTGGTGGCTATAACGGCTTCACTCGTGGTGATTATTATTACTCATGGACTTGTTTTGCTTGTGGCTACACCTAGTTTAATAGGAACAATGGACTTGGTAAAAGTGGCTTCAGAAAGCAAGCTGAAGAAGGTCATGGCTCAACTCAATGCAGCCGCAAAAGGAACTTACATTGTGAACAAGGACTTGGAGACCACGGGTCGGCTTGTGGCTCGGCTCAATGATGAGCTGGAGTACATGAGGACAACAGTGAAGTTTCGGATTGAGAGGAAAGAGGATAAAATTCAAGCTGATGGAGAAGTGGTACGCCTGCTAAAGCAGAACCAAT GCAAGATGTCTCAATTCTTTTGGTATCGTGCTTGGCGACTATGTGAAACGCTAACTCCTTTGgttcctgttccgagggttacctga